In the genome of Halorubrum sp. CBA1229, the window CCCCACGGACTCGCGATCAAAGACGAGCTCGAGGACTACTACGAAAAGGAAATCCATCATGGTCGGCTCTATCCGAATCTCGACACACTCGTTGAGAAGGGACTTGTCGAGAAAAGTCAGCGAGACCGTCGAACCAACGAGTACACTACCACTCGTCGGGGCAACAGAGAAATTGAGGCGCGAGCAGAATGGGAAGCTGAGTACATCGACCACGACGGCTGAACCGTCGCGATCGAGAACAGCCTAGCTTTGCCGCTTCACACTCTCGATGGCAATGATAGTCTGTGCCGCCGTGTCGTCGAGCACCTCATACATCTGGTAGTTACCAATACTCCGGTAACAGTTAATAATTCTCACTCGACTGGCCGTAAAGCACGATCTCCCCCACTTATTCTGAAGATAGTCCAGCTCCCCGCTGAAAACACGCGGAACGACTATAATGAATTCATCGAGCAAAACGAACGGAACGAGAAAAACGAATGTGTTGAACGCTACTCGATGAACATAACGAGAGAAACGAACAAAACGCATAGAAACGAGTTCGTAGATAGCAACGAGTGTGTTTGCTTCAACGAGTGAAACGAACACTCAGTTTTAATAGCGTAGTAATCCTTTCACCGAGTGAAATACCCTCACCGAACGCACCGAACTAAACGACCAAAATGATAAAAACGAACGAAACGAACATAACGAGAGAAACGAAGATAATGACCGACACCAATACTGCACGAATCACGGTGGCGAATCAGAAGGGCGGCGCGGGGAAGACGACTGACGTCATACACACAGGCGGCGCACTCGCCGCCCGAGGCCACGACGTCCTCCTGGTCGATATCGACTATCACGGGGGGCTCACCTGCTCGCTTGGCTACAACGAACTGTACTACGATACCGACCGTACGACGCTGTTCGACGTCCTCGACTTCGATCAGATGGAGTCGGTGAACGACATCATCGTCGAGCACGAGGAATTCGACATCCTCCCC includes:
- a CDS encoding helix-turn-helix transcriptional regulator translates to MYDLTGFQRDLLYVVAGLDDPHGLAIKDELEDYYEKEIHHGRLYPNLDTLVEKGLVEKSQRDRRTNEYTTTRRGNREIEARAEWEAEYIDHDG